From the Cryptomeria japonica chromosome 2, Sugi_1.0, whole genome shotgun sequence genome, one window contains:
- the LOC131062962 gene encoding LOB domain-containing protein 24, whose product MSETREYKSGVSSRWPTPCAACKVLKRRCSSSCILAPSFPPKDAQRFIAVHKIFPRTNMIRMLQGIPEEKRALAVDSMVYEANARLKDPVYGCTGIICILQQQILRMEGELANIKALLINSRQLQLNKNPLPPTSNLPENTDELCADLSELFSTEMSLDHLLAWE is encoded by the exons ATGAGTGAGACCAGAGAATATAAAAGTGGCGTTTCATCGCGATGGCCGACGCCCTGCGCAGCTTGCAAGGTGCTCAAAAGACGGTGTTCAAGTTCATGCATTCTAGCCCCTTCTTTCCCACCAAAAGATGCACAAAGATTTATCGCTGTGCACAAAATATTTCCCAGAACAAATATGATAAGGATGTTGCAG GGAATTCCAGAGGAGAAGAGAGCTTTGGCGGTGGATAGTATGGTATACGAGGCGAATGCTCGATTGAAGGATCCCGTGTATGGTTGCACTGGTATCATTTGCATATTGCAGCAGCAGATCTTACGAATGGAGGGAGAATTGGCTAACATCAAAGCACTCTTGATCAACTCTAGGCAGTTGCAATTGAATAAAAACCCATTGCCACCAACGTCTAATCTACCAGAGAATACAGACGAGCTCTGCGCAGATTTGTCAGAGTTGTTCTCAACAGAAATGTCACTGGACCATCTCTTAGCTTGGGAATGA